The following are encoded together in the Bos javanicus breed banteng chromosome X, ARS-OSU_banteng_1.0, whole genome shotgun sequence genome:
- the FOXR2 gene encoding forkhead box protein R2, with protein MDLKLKNPEFWYSFHGQIPGLLDWDMGNELFLPCTTDQCPLAEQNLAKYRLQVMETPKVPQERGSSPGKDRPNSEPNLWMWVNPNIACSLGSQETPEPSKKKDLAHILLSPQLLAKDEVPNCSEATVMQSLPSSSSKQSPLQKQITSFSSDRELTEDETKEKDSNSSVALQSPNKGECFQSQNLWQGNSQERKSWPRPPLNYSHLIALALRNSPPCGLNVQEIYSFTQQHFPFFWTAPYGWKNTIRHNLCFLDSFEKAPVSLQDGASARPRPGLWRLTEEGHRRFQEETRALASARRESIQQCMSHPDVMTSLFDL; from the coding sequence ATGGACTTAAAACTAAAAAATCCTGAGTTCTGGTACAGTTTCCATGGCCAGATCCCAGGGCTGCTGGACTGGGACATGGGAAATGAGCTCTTCCTTCCTTGCACCACAGACCAGTGCCCCTTAGCTGAGCAGAACCttgccaaatacagacttcaAGTAATGGAGACTCCAAAAGTACCTCAAGAGAGGGGATCCAGTCCTGGAAAAGATCGTCCTAACTCTGAACCCAATCTGTGGATGTGGGTGAATCCCAACATCGCATGCTCCCTTGGCAGCCAGGAGACCCCAGAGCCCAGTAAGAAAAAGGATCTGGCACACATACTTCTTTCTCCTCAGCTACTCGCAAAAGATGAAGTACCTAACTGCTCAGAGGCCACAGTGATGCAGTCCCTGCCATCTTCCTCCAGCAAGCAATCTCCCCTACAGAAGCAGATCACCTCTTTTTCCAGTGACAGGGAGCTTACAGAAGATGAGACCAAGGAAAAAGATAGCAACTCCTCTGTGGCCCTCCAGTCCCCAAACAAAGGGGAGTGCTTCCAGAGCCAGAACCTATGGCAAGGCAACAGCCAGGAGAGGAAGTCCTGGCCTCGTCCCCCCCTCAATTACAGTCACCTAATTGCTCTGGCACTTAGAAACAGCCCTCCCTGTGGCCTCAATGTGCAAGAGATCTACAGTTTCACCCAACAGCATTTCCCCTTTTTCTGGACAGCTCCATATGGATGGAAGAATACCATCCGCCACAACCTCTGCTTCCTGGACAGCTTTGAGAAGGCGCCAGTCAGCCTTCAGGATGGGGCCAGTGCAAGGCCAAGGCCTGGCCTCTGGAGGCTTACTGAGGAGGGACACCGCCGCTTTCAGGAGGAGACTCGTGCCTTAGCCTCTGCTAGAAGAGAGAGTATTCAACAGTGCATGAGCCATCCAGATGTTATGACTTCCCTCTTTGACCTTTGA